The following coding sequences are from one Saccharomyces cerevisiae S288C chromosome X, complete sequence window:
- a CDS encoding uncharacterized protein (hypothetical protein; expression is induced by activation of the HOG1 mitogen-activated signaling pathway and this induction is Hog1p/Pbs2p dependent; YJL107C and adjacent ORF, YJL108C are merged in related fungi), which produces MDGRNEKPTTPVSDFRVGSSEQSQAGVNLEDSSDHRTSNSAESKKGNLSGKSISDLGISNNDNKNVRFTADTDALENDLSSRSTETSDNSKGTDGQDEEDRPARHKRKPKVSFTHLRNNGKDGDDETFIKKIINNLTGNQGGLVPGLAPIPSENENGKNDIEKNNRNEEIPLSDLADASKIVDVHEGDDKEKLEALKLEGDVNCTSDGETLGSSSKNSFLAPAVDHFDDYAENNSSDDNEGFIETSTYVPPPSQVKSGVLGSLLKLYQNEDQNSSSIFSDSQAVTTDDEGISSTAGNKDVPVAKRSRLQNLKGKAKKGRMPRLKKRLKTEAKITVHIADILQRHRFILRMCRALMMYGAPTHRLEEYMVMTSRVLEIDGQFCIFQVV; this is translated from the coding sequence ATGGACGgtagaaatgaaaaaccAACCACTCCTGTGTCAGATTTTCGGGTGGGAAGCTCCGAGCAAAGTCAAGCGGGAGTGAATCTTGAAGATAGTAGTGACCATCGCACTTCCAATTCAGCCGAGAGCAAAAAAGGCAATTTAAGTGGTAAAAGCATCAGTGATCTAGGTATTTCTAATAATGATAACAAAAATGTAAGATTCACTGCTGATACGGATGCTCTAGAAAATGATTTGTCTTCAAGATCTACAGAAACCAGCGATAATTCTAAGGGCACAGATGGacaagatgaagaagatagGCCTGCTCGCCACAAGAGGAAGCctaaagtttctttcaCACATTTAAGGAACAATGGTAAGGATGGAGACGATGAGACGTTCATcaagaagataataaataacCTGACTGGAAATCAAGGGGGTTTGGTCCCTGGCTTGGCACCAATACCTtcagaaaatgaaaatgggAAGAAtgatatagaaaaaaataaccgtaatgaagaaattccCTTATCCGATCTAGCTGATGCGTCTAAAATCGTAGACGTTCATGAGGGCGacgataaagaaaaactggaGGCTCTCAAATTAGAAGGTGACGTAAATTGTACGTCGGATGGCGAAACGTTAGGCtcaagttcaaaaaattcatttctgGCTCCTGCAGTGGATCATTTTGATGATTATGCAGAAAACAATTCATCCGACGATAACGAAGGGTTTATTGAAACCTCCACATACGTACCCCCTCCATCTCAAGTGAAAAGTGGAGTACTAGGGTCATTATTGAAACTTTACCAAAATGAAGATCAAAATTCAAGCTCAATCTTTTCAGATTCACAAGCTGTAACAACAGATGATGAAGGTATTTCTTCTACTGCTGGAAACAAAGACGTACCAGTTGCCAAGCGTAGCAGattacaaaatttaaaagGCAAGGCTAAAAAAGGCAGAATGCCTAGACTGAAGAAAAGACTAAAAACTGAAGCGAAAATTACGGTTCACATTGCAGACATTTTACAAAGACACCGGTTCATCCTACGCATGTGTAGAGCTCTTATGATGTATGGTGCTCCGACGCATAGGCTTGAAGAATATATGGTTATGACTTCTAGAGTCCTTGAAATAGATGGTCAGTTTTGTATCTTCCAGGTTGTATGA
- the UTP10 gene encoding snoRNA-binding rRNA-processing protein UTP10 (Nucleolar protein; component of the small subunit (SSU) processome containing the U3 snoRNA that is involved in processing of pre-18S rRNA; mutant has increased aneuploidy tolerance), with protein sequence MSSLSDQLAQVASNNATVALDRKRRQKLHSASLIYNSKTAATQDYDFIFENASKALEELSQIEPKFAIFSRTLFSESSISLDRNVQTKEEIKDLDNAINAYLLLASSKWYLAPTLHATEWLVRRFQIHVKNTEMLLLSTLNYYQTPVFKRILSIIKLPPLFNCLSNFVRSEKPPTALTMIKLFNDMDFLKLYTSYLDQCIKHNATYTNQLLFTTCCFINVVAFNSNNDEKLNQLVPILLEISAKLLASKSKDCQIAAHTILVVFATALPLKKTIILAAMETILSNLDAKEAKHSALLTICKLFQTLKGQGNVDQLPSKIFKLFDSKFDTVSILTFLDKEDKPVCDKFITSYTRSIARYDRSKLNIILSLLKKIRLERYEVRLIITDLIYLSEILEDKSQLVELFEYFISINEDLVLKCLKSLGLTGELFEIRLTTSLFTNADVNTDIVKQLSDPVETTKKDTASFQTFLDKHSELINTTNVSMLTETGERYKKVLSLFTEAIGKGYKASSFLTSFFTTLESRITFLLRVTISPAAPTALKLISLNNIAKYINSIEKEVNIFTLVPCLICALRDASIKVRTGVKKILSLIAKRPSTKHYFLSDKLYGENVTIPMLNPKDSEAWLSGFLNEYVTENYDISRILTPKRNEKVFLMFWANQALLIPSPYAKTVLLDNLNKSPTYASSYSSLFEEFISHYLENRSSWEKSCIANKTNFEHFERSLVNLVSPKEKQSFMIDFVLSALNSDYEQLANIAAERLISIFASLNNAQKLKIVQNIVDSSSNVESSYDTVGVLQSLPLDSDIFVSILNQNSISNEMDQTDFSKRRRRRSSTSKNAFLKEEVSQLAELHLRKLTIILEALDKVRNVGSEKLLFTLLSLLSDLETLDQDGGLPVLYAQETLISCTLNTITYLKEHGCTELTNVRADILVSAIRNSASPQVQNKLLLVIGSLATLSSEVILHSVMPIFTFMGAHSIRQDDEFTTKVVERTILTVVPALIKNSKGNEKEEMEFLLLSFTTALQHVPRHRRVKLFSTLIKTLDPVKALGSFLFLIAQQYSSALVNFKIGEARILIEFIKALLVDLHVNEELSGLNDLLDIIKLLTSSKSSSEKKKSLESRVLFSNGVLNFSESEFLTFMNNTFEFINKITEETDQDYYDVRRNLRLKVYSVLLDETSDKKLIRNIREEFGTLLEGVLFFINSVELTFSCITSQENEEASDSETSLSDHTTEIKEILFKVLGNVLQILPVDEFVNAVLPLLSTSTNEDIRYHLTLVIGSKFELEGSEAIPIVNNVMKVLLDRMPLESKSVVISQVILNTMTALVSKYGKKLEGSILTQALTLATEKVSSDMTEVKISSLALITNCVQVLGVKSIAFYPKIVPPSIKLFDASLADSSNPLKEQLQVAILLLFAGLIKRIPSFLMSNILDVLHVIYFSREVDSSIRLSVISLIIENIDLKEVLKVLFRIWSTEIATSNDTVAVSLFLSTLESTVENIDKKSATSQSPIFFKLLLSLFEFRSISSFDNNTISRIEASVHEISNSYVLKMNDKVFRPLFVILVRWAFDGEGVTNAGITETERLLAFFKFFNKLQENLRGIITSYFTYLLEPVDMLLKRFISKDMENVNLRRLVINSLTSSLKFDRDEYWKSTSRFELISVSLVNQLSNIENSIGKYLVKAIGALASNNSGVDEHNQILNKLIVEHMKASCSSNEKLWAIRAMKLIYSKIGESWLVLLPQLVPVIAELLEDDDEEIEREVRTGLVKVVENVLGEPFDRYLD encoded by the coding sequence ATGTCTTCGTTGAGTGACCAATTAGCTCAAGTTGCTTCCAACAATGCTACTGTTGCGTTGGATAGAAAGAGAAGACAAAAACTTCATTCTGCTTCTTTGATTTATAACTCAAAGACGGCTGCAACACAAGATTAcgatttcatttttgaaaacgCTAGTAAGGCTCTTGAAGAATTGAGCCAAATTGAGCCAAAATTTGCCATTTTCTCAAGAACACTCTTTTCAGAGTCTTCCATTTCTCTTGATAGAAATGTccaaacaaaagaagaaattaaagatTTGGATAATGCTATCAATGCTTACTTGCTATTGGCTTCTTCTAAATGGTATTTAGCACCTACACTACATGCAACAGAATGGTTGGTTCGTCGTTTTCAAATACATGTTAAAAACACAGAGATGCTGCTTTTGTCCACTCTCAACTACTACCAAACACCTGTCTTTAAGAGAATTCTCAGCATTATTAAGTTGCCCCCTTTGTTTAATTGTTTGTCGAATTTTGTTAGAAGTGAAAAGCCCCCAACGGCGCTAACCATGATAAAGCTCTTTAATGACATGGATTTTCTGAAACTTTATACCAGTTATTTGGATCAATGTATTAAGCATAATGCAACGTATACTAACCAGCTTTTATTTACAACATGCTGCTTTATTAACGTTGTTGCTTTCAATTCAAACAACGATGAAAAACTGAATCAGCTTGTTCCAATCTTACTTGAAATATCTGCTAAACTTTTAGCCTCTAAATCAAAGGATTGTCAAATAGCTGCACATACCATATTAGTTGTATTTGCTACAGCTTTGcctttaaagaaaacaattaTCTTAGCTGCCATGGAAACCATTCTTTCAAACTTAGATGCTAAAGAGGCAAAACATTCAGCACTCCTCACGATTTGTAAGCTGTTCCAAACATTAAAAGGACAAGGTAACGTAGATCAGCTaccttccaaaattttcaagttATTTGATAGCAAGTTCGACACTGTGTCTATACTAACCTTCTTAGATAAGGAAGACAAACCAGTTTGTGATAAATTCATTACTTCCTATACAAGATCCATAGCAAGGTATGATCGGTCCAAATTGAACATTATTCTTAGCctactaaaaaaaataagactAGAAAGATACGAAGTTAGGTTGATAATCACTGATTTGATTTACCTTTCCGAAATTTTAGAGGACAAGTCACAATTAGTAGAACTATTCGAATATTTTATCTCCATAAATGAAGATTTGGTGTTAAAATGTTTGAAATCATTGGGACTGACAGGCGAACTCTTCGAAATCAGGCTTACTACATCTTTGTTCACTAATGCCGATGTTAACACCGACATTGTAAAGCAGTTAAGCGACCCCGTGGAAACTACTAAAAAGGATACCGCTTCATTTCAAACATTCTTGGATAAGCATTCAGAATTGATAAACACAACGAATGTGTCCATGCTAACAGAAACTGGAGAAAGATACAAAAAGGTTTTATCTTTATTCACTGAAGCTATTGGTAAAGGCTATAAAGCAAGTTCCTTCTTGACTTCATTTTTCACTACTTTAGAATCAAGAATAACGTTTTTGTTAAGAGTAACTATATCTCCAGCCGCTCCAACCGCGCTAAAGCTAATATCTTTAAACAATATTGcaaaatatattaatagtattgaaaaggaagttaatatttttactttaGTTCCATGCTTGATTTGCGCTTTGCGAGATGCTTCTATAAAAGTTAGGACTGGCGTGAAGAAGATTCTTTCCTTGATTGCTAAAAGACCATCCACTAAGCACTACTTTTTGTCTGATAAACTTTACGGAGAGAACGTTACCATTCCTATGTTAAATCCCAAAGATAGTGAGGCATGGTTATCAGGATTTTTGAATGAGTACGTTACTGAGAATTATGACATATCCAGAATTTTAACGCCAAagagaaatgaaaaagtctttttgatgttttgggCTAATCAAGCCCTACTAATACCTTCTCCGTATGCCAAGACAGTGTTGTTGGATAACCTGAACAAGAGTCCGACTTATGCATCTTCTTATTCCTCCCTATTTGAGGAATTTATTTCCCACTACTTAGAAAACAGATCTAGTTGGGAAAAGAGTTGTATTGCTAATAAAACAAACTTTGAGCATTTTGAGCGCTCTTTAGTTAATTTGGTAtcaccaaaagaaaagcagtCATTCATGATCGATTTTGTTCTCAGTGCTCTTAACTCAGATTATGAGCAGTTAGCTAACATAGCTGCCGAGAGGCTTATCAGCATATTCGCTTCATTAAATAATGCtcaaaaactaaaaatCGTCCAAAATATCGTGGATTCTTCGAGTAACGTAGAATCATCGTACGATACAGTCGGTGTACTACAATCATTGCCGTTAGATTCCGATATTTTTGTATCCATACTAAATCAAAACAGTATCAGTAACGAAATGGATCAGACAGACTTTtctaaaagaagaagaagacgtTCATCAACAAGTAAAAAcgcatttttgaaagaggAGGTTTCGCAACTGGCGGAATTGCACCTGAGAAAGTTGACGATTATTTTGGAAGCACTTGATAAAGTCAGAAATGTTGGATCCGAAAAGCTTTTGTTCACTTTACTTTCCTTATTATCAGATCTGGAAACTTTGGATCAAGACGGTGGATTACCGGTTTTATATGCGCAAGAAACTTTGATTTCTTGTACGCTGAACACTATCACATACTTGAAGGAACATGGCTGTACAGAACTAACCAACGTAAGGGCAGATATATTGGTATCCGCTATTAGAAATTCTGCATCTCCGCAAGTCCAAAACAAACTATTACTTGTAATTGGATCTCTTGCTACTTTAAGTTCGGAAGTTATTTTGCATTCTGTAATGCCTATCTTTACTTTTATGGGAGCCCATAGTATTCGTCAAGATGATGAATTCACAACTAAAGTTGTTGAGCGTACGATACTAACTGTTGTCCCTGCCTTGATCAAGAATAGCaaaggaaatgaaaaagaggaaatgGAGTTCCTTTTGTTGAGCTTCACAACCGCTTTGCAACATGTTCCAAGACATAGGAGGGTTAAATTATTTTCTACGTTAATCAAAACACTTGATCCAGTAAAGGCACTGGGCTCGttccttttcttgattGCACAACAGTATTCTTCAGCTTTAGTCAACTTTAAAATTGGCGAGGCAAGAATATTAATTGAGTTTATTAAGGCCCTACTCGTTGATCTACATGTCAATGAGGAATTATCAGGTTTGAATGACTTACTCGATATCATCAAATTGTTGACATCATCAAAGAGCTCCTcggaaaagaagaaatcactaGAATCCCGTGTCTTGTTTTCAAATGGtgtcttgaatttttcgGAAAGTGAATTTTTGACATTTATGAACAATACCTTTGAGTTTATCAATAAAATAACCGAGGAAACAGATCAAGATTATTACGATGTGAGGAGAAATTTAAGACTAAAGGTATATTCTGTTTTGTTAGATGAAACAAGCGATAAAAAGTTAATTAGAAACATCAGGGAAGAATTTGGAACCCTTTTAGAAGgtgttctttttttcattaattctGTAGAATTAACCTTTTCATGTATAACttcccaagaaaatgagGAAGCTTCCGACTCTGAAACATCATTATCAGATCACACGACTGAAATAAAGGAGATTCTATTCAAGGTGCTTGGCAATGTGTTACAAATTCTACCAGTTGACGAGTTTGTTAATGCGGTATTACCCTTACTCAGTACATCCACTAATGAAGATATTAGATACCACCTAACGTTGGTAATAGGGTCCAAATTCGAGTTAGAAGGCTCTGAAGCTATTCCTATAGTTAACAATGTGATGAAGGTTTTGCTCGACAGAATGCCTTTGGAATCTAAATCTGTTGTTATTTCTCAAGTAATATTGAACACGATGACGGCTTTAGTGAGCAAATATGGTAAGAAGCTTGAGGGGTCCATATTAACTCAAGCCCTCACCCTTGCTACTGAAAAAGTTAGTTCTGATATGACAGAGGTCAAGATATCTTCGTTGGCATTGATAACTAACTGTGTTCAAGTTTTAGGAGTCAAGTCAATTGCGTTCTATCCAAAAATAGTCCCACCTTCTATTAAATTATTTGATGCTTCATTGGCAGATAGTAGTAACCCATTAAAAGAGCAGTTGCAAGTTGCTATACTGTTGCTGTTCGCCGGTCTAATCAAAAGGATACCAAGTTTCTTGATGTCAAATATTTTGGATGTTTTGCAtgttatttatttttcccGTGAAGTTGACAGCAGCATTAGGCTGTCAGtaatttcattgataatTGAGAATATAGATTTGAAGGaagttttgaaagttttattCAGAATTTGGTCCACTGAAATAGCAACGTCCAATGATACAGTTGCTGTTAGTCTATTTTTGAGTACATTAGAATCCActgttgaaaatattgataaaaaatcCGCAACCTCACAATCgccaatattttttaagTTACTATTATCTTTATTCGAATTTAGATCCATTTCCAGTTTCGATAATAATACAATTAGTAGGATAGAGGCATCCGTTCACGAAATTTCCAACTCTTACGTCCTGAAGATGAATGACAAAGTATTTAGACCGCTATTTGTTATATTAGTAAGATGGGCGTTTGACGGTGAAGGCGTTACAAATGCAGGTATCACTGAAACAGAAAGACTGTTggcatttttcaaatttttcaacaagcttcaagaaaatttgagaGGTATAATTACTTCCTATTTCACGTATTTGTTAGAACCTGTTGATATGTTGTTAAAAAGATTCATTAGCAAGGACATGGAAAACGTTAATTTAAGACGTTTGGTAATCAACTCTCTAACCTCTTCGCTAAAGTTTGATAGAGACGAATACTGGAAATCAACTTCCAGATTCGAGTTAATTTCTGTATCCTTGGTCAATCAACTATCTAATATAGAAAACTCTATTGGGAAGTACCTGGTCAAGGCAATTGGCGCTCTGGCTTCTAACAATAGTGGCGTTGATGAGCATaaccaaattttgaataaactAATCGTTGAACACATGAAAGCTTCCTGTTCCtccaatgaaaaattatggGCTATTAGAGCCATGAAGTTGATATACTCAAAGATAGGTGAAAGTTGGTTAGTTCTATTGCCACAGCTCGTTCCCGTCATCGCTGAGTTATtggaagatgatgatgaagagaTCGAACGTGAAGTCAGGACCGGTTTGGTCAAGGTTGTTGAAAACGTTTTAGGGGAACCTTTTGATAGGTATTTagattag
- the GZF3 gene encoding Gzf3p (GATA zinc finger protein; negatively regulates nitrogen catabolic gene expression by competing with Gat1p for GATA site binding; function requires a repressive carbon source; dimerizes with Dal80p and binds to Tor1p; GZF3 has a paralog, DAL80, that arose from the whole genome duplication) — protein MASQATTLRGYNIRKRDNVFEPKSSENLNSLNQSEEEGHIGRWPPLGYEAVSAEQKSAVQLRESQAGASISNNMNFKANDKSFSTSTAGRMSPDTNSLHHILPKNQVKNNGQTMDANCNNNVSNDANVPVCKNCLTSTTPLWRRDEHGAMLCNACGLFLKLHGKPRPISLKTDVIKSRNRKSNTNHAHNLDNFRNQTLIAELKGDCNIESSGRKANRVTSEDKKKKSSQLLMGTSSTAKISKKPKTESKERSDSHLSATKLEVLMSGDCSRPNLKPKLPKQDTAIYQEKLLTFPSYTDVKEYSNSAHQSAFIKERSQFNAASFPLNASHSVTSKTGADSPQLPHLSMLLGSLSSTSISNNGSEIVSNCNNGIASTAATLAPTSSRTTDSNPSEVPNQIRSTMSSPDIISAKRNDPAPLSFHMASINDMLETRDRAISNVKTETTPPHFIPFLQSSKAPCISKANSQSISNSVSSSDVSGRKFENHPAKDLGDQLSTKLHKEEEIIKLKTRINELELVTDLYRRHINELDGKCRALEERLQRTVKQEGNKGG, from the coding sequence ATGGCATCGCAGGCTACAACTCTTCGAGGCTATAACATTAGAAAACGAGATAATGTATTTGAACCAAAATCAAGTGAAAACCTCAACAGCTTAAATCAAAGCGAAGAAGAAGGGCATATTGGGAGATGGCCACCTTTAGGTTATGAAGCAGTATCTGCCGAGCAAAAATCGGCAGTTCAATTGCGTGAATCGCAAGCAGGAGCGTCAATAAGCAACAATATGAATTTTAAGGCGAATGACAAGTCTTTTTCCACATCTACTGCTGGAAGAATGAGTCCGGATACGAATTCATTACACCATATATTACCTAAAAATCAAGTTAAGAATAATGGACAAACAATGGATGCCAATTGCAATAATAACGTATCCAATGATGCTAATGTTCCTGTTTGTAAGAACTGTTTAACCTCTACAACACCATTATGGAGAAGAGATGAGCATGGAGCTATGCTTTGTAATGCGTGTGGTCTCTTTTTAAAGCTTCATGGGAAACCCAGGCCAATTAGTTTGAAAACTGATGTAATAAAGTCTCGAAATAGGAAAAGTAATACAAATCATGCACATAATCTGGACAACTTTCGGAATCAGACGCTGATTGCAGAGCTTAAGGGTGATTGTAATATAGAATCAAGCGGTCGCAAAGCTAACAGAGTAACATCtgaagataaaaagaaaaaaagttcgCAACTTTTAATGGGAACATCATCTACTGCGAAGATATCCAAGAAGCCAAAAACGGAGTCTAAGGAAAGAAGCGATTCTCACCTATCAGCAACAAAATTAGAGGTACTGATGTCGGGAGATTGTTCGAGACCAAACTTAAAGCCTAAACTGCCCAAACAAGATACTGCTATATACCAAGAGAAGTTACTTACGTTCCCAAGTTATACGGACGTTAAAGAGTATTCAAATTCTGCACACCAATCTGCTTTTATCAAAGAACGGTCGCAATTCAACGCAGCCTCTTTCCCCCTCAATGCTTCACATTCAGTAACATCAAAAACAGGCGCAGATTCTCCTCAATTACCTCACTTATCAATGCTGCTTGGAAGCTTGAGCAGTActtcaatatcaaataaCGGAAGTGAAATAGTGTCCAATTGCAATAATGGTATTGCCTCTACCGCCGCAACTCTGGCACCCACTTCTTCACGGACGACTGACTCTAATCCATCCGAGGTACCGAATCAAATTAGATCGACGATGTCTTCCCCAGATATAATATCTGCTAAGCGTAACGACCCAGCCCCTTTATCTTTCCACATGGCTTCTATTAACGACATGCTTGAGACGAGAGATCGTGCGATTAGCAACGTGAAAACCGAGACGACACCGCCTCATTTCATACCGTTTCTACAATCTTCTAAAGCTCCCTGTATATCCAAAGCAAATTCACAATCCATCTCAAATAGTGTTTCTAGTTCTGATGTTTCTGGAcgaaaatttgaaaatcacCCAGCTAAAGATTTAGGTGATCAGTTATCCACTAAATTGcacaaagaagaagaaattataaAGCTCAAAACTAGAATAAATGAGTTAGAACTTGTTACAGATTTATATAGGAGACATATCAATGAATTAGACGGGAAATGTCGAGCTCTTGAGGAACGTTTGCAAAGGACAGTAAAACAAGAAGGGAATAAAGGAGGAtag
- the PRM10 gene encoding pheromone-regulated protein PRM10 (Pheromone-regulated protein; proposed to be involved in mating; predicted to have 5 transmembrane segments; induced by treatment with 8-methoxypsoralen and UVA irradiation) has product MIVSFGDATTRTSEVQLVRCTQGLNLWKLHQVHAVYKRVVHDTLGADEGNALLDQILADTNLYPPWMCVLLYAFCSAMVTPYAFGGDWVNLAISFFMGLCVGSLQFILSQKSYMYSNVFEISASIVVSFCGRAFGSIPRSHICFGAVTQGSLALILPGYIILCGALELQSRSLVAGAVRMFYAIIYSLFLGFGITLGSALFGWMYHNATNEISCPQLISPWFRFLFVPAFTISISLLNQAHISQLPVMVFISCTGYVVTYWAGKHFANSTEFTAALAAFVIGVLGNLYSRIWKGLAVSAMLPAIFVQVPSGIASQNSLLSGLQSANTIVNANETITTSTSDPSSSMSFGMTMIQVCVGISVGLFASSLFVYPFGKKKTGLFSL; this is encoded by the coding sequence ATGATTGTTTCATTTGGTGATGCAACAACAAGAACTTCCGAAGTTCAATTGGTTAGGTGTACTCAAGGTCTAAACCTTTGGAAGCTGCATCAAGTTCATGCCGTTTACAAAAGAGTTGTCCATGATACCTTAGGTGCCGATGAAGGTAATGCTTTACTCGATCAAATTTTGGCTGACACGAATCTATATCCACCTTGGATGTGTGTTCTTTTATATGCATTTTGTTCCGCTATGGTCACTCCGTATGCCTTTGGTGGCGATTGGGTAAACCTGGCAATCTCATTTTTTATGGGGCTTTGTGTGGGGTCATTACAATTTATTCTTTCACAAAAGTCATACATGTATTCAAACGTCTTCGAAATTTCTGCATCTATTGTCGTTAGCTTCTGCGGTAGAGCTTTTGGCTCTATCCCTCGTTCTCACATCTGCTTTGGTGCAGTTACACAAGGCTCATTGGCATTAATCCTGCCAGGTTATATTATTCTGTGTGGTGCACTAGAACTGCAAAGTCGAAGCCTAGTTGCTGGCGCGGTCCGTATGTTCTACGCcattatttattctttgtttttggGTTTTGGCATAACATTGGGCTCAGCTTTGTTTGGATGGATGTATCACAATGCCACTAACGAAATTTCATGTCCTCAATTAATTTCTCCGTGGTTCAGGTTCCTCTTCGTTCCAGCGTTTACCATTAGTATCTCGTTATTAAATCAAGCACACATCTCACAACTGCCAGTTATGGTCTTCATTTCTTGCACCGGTTATGTCGTAACATATTGGGCCGGTAAGCATTTTGCGAATTCGACAGAGTTTACTGCCGCCTTAGCTGCATTTGTCATAGGTGTTTTAGGTAATCTATATTCCAGAATTTGGAAAGGTTTAGCGGTATCAGCTATGCTTCCCGCAATCTTCGTTCAAGTGCCATCTGGTATTGCTTCACAAAATTCGTTGTTGTCTGGGTTGCAAAGTGCAAATACAATTGTTAATGCTAATGAAACCATTACGACAAGCACCTCCGATCCATCGTCCTCAATGTCATTTGGTATGACAATGATTCAAGTTTGTGTCGGTATTTCTGTGGGACTATTTGCTTCTTCACTCTTTGTCTACCCCtttggtaaaaagaaaactggtCTTTTCAGTTTATAA